Proteins encoded in a region of the Zea mays cultivar B73 chromosome 4, Zm-B73-REFERENCE-NAM-5.0, whole genome shotgun sequence genome:
- the LOC103653300 gene encoding photosynthetic NDH subunit of subcomplex B 1, chloroplastic, with protein sequence MQTPAMSTSTATTTRAMAPAKPPARRHCCSYLLLLLPSTGHRRSVAAWSAKKKNPWLDPFDDGPDEEFDYQGMFSGGKQEEDPRPPEDPANPYGFLRFPQGYNPELDSLASKVRGDVRRACCVVSGGVYENVLFLPVVQMLKDRYPGVLVDVVASPRGKQVYEMCKNVRYANVYDPDDDWPEPAEYTHMLGVLKNRYYDLIVSTRLAGIGHALFLFMSSARDKVGYVYPNVNSVGAGLFLNEMFKAPTNNLADGGYHMYKDMLEWIGRPAKNVPRQPTQPLRVSISKKLRAYVEDKYSRAGVEKGKYVVVHGIASDSVASMTSRGDDDCLLPLEHWAQIAKEISSGDKGLKPLFVIPHDKHREEVEEEVGDDTNILFITTPGQLTCLINDSAGVVATNTAAVQLANARDKPCVALFSSAEKARLFLPYVEDKSSCTVISSMTGKLIDIDINAVKNAVKDLEPAPSFALAQK encoded by the exons ATGCAGACGCCGGCCATGTCGACGTCCACGGCCACGACAACAAGGGCCATGGCGCCAGCGAAGCCCCCCGCGCGGCGGCATTGCTGCAGctacctcctcctcctcctaccCTCCACCGGCCACCGCCGCAGCGTCGCGGCGTGGTCCGCGAAGAAAAAGAACCCGTGGCTGGACCCGTTCGACGACGGGCCCGACGAGGAGTTCGACTACCAGGGCATGTTCTCCGGCGGGAAGCAGGAGGAGGACCCGCGGCCGCCCGAGGACCCTGCGAACCCGTACGGGTTCCTGCGGTTCCCGCAGGGCTACAACCCGGAGCTGGACAGCCTCGCGTCCAAGGTCCGCGGCGACGTGCGGCGCGCGTGCTGCGTCGTGTCGGGCGGCGTGTACGAGAACGTGCTCTTCCTCCCCGTCGTGCAGATGCTCAAGGACCGGTACCCCGGCGTGCTGGTCGACGTGGTGGCGTCACCCAGGGGCAAGCAGGTGTACGAGATGTGCAAGAACGTCAGGTACGCCAACGTCTACGACCCGGACGACGACTGGCCGGAGCCAGCAGAGTACACGCACATGCTCGGCGTCCTAAAG AATAGGTACTATGATCTGATCGTGTCGACGAGGCTGGCCGGCATCGGGCACGCGCTCTTCCTCTTCATGTCATCGGCGCGCGACAAGGTTGGCTACGTTTACCCCAACGTCAACAGCGTCGGCGCCGGCCTGTTCCTGAACGAGATGTTCAAGGCGCCGACCAACAACCTCGCCGACGGCGGCTACCACAT GTACAAGGACATGCTGGAGTGGATTGGGCGGCCGGCGAAGAACGTGCCCCGGCAGCCGACGCAGCCGCTGCGGGTGTCCATCTCCAAGAAGCTACGGGCGTACGTGGAGGACAAGTACAGCCGCGCCGGCGTGGAGAAGGGCAAGTACGTCGTCGTCCACGGCATCGCATCCGATTCCGTCGCCAGCATGACGTCCAGAGGCGACGACGACTGCCTTCTTCCCCTCGAGCACTGGGCTCAGATAGCCAAGGAGATCAG CTCTGGCGACAAGGGGCTCAAGCCTCTGTTCGTGATCCCCCATGACAAGCACAGAGAGGAGGTCGAGGAGGAAGTGGGGGACGACACGAACATCCTGTTCATCACCACCCCAGGACAG CTCACCTGCCTCATCAACGACTCTGCCGGCGTCGTCGCGACAAACACCGCTGCCGTGCAGCTCGCCAACGCCCGCGACAAGCCATG TGTGGCCTTGTTCTCGTCGGCAGAGAAGGCACGGCTGTTCCTGCCGTACGTGGAGGACAAGAGCAGCTGCACCGTCATCTCGTCGATGACGGGGAAGCTGATCGACATCGACATCAACGCCGTGAAGAATGCGGTGAAGGACCTGGAGCCCGCTCCCAGCTTCGCATTGGCACAGAAGTAG